In Podospora pseudopauciseta strain CBS 411.78 chromosome 2 map unlocalized CBS411.78m_2, whole genome shotgun sequence, the genomic stretch AACATGCTGTGTTTCTGTTCCTTTTGTTCTGTAAACTATTGTATCCCTCATGTGCATGtgctgttgtcgtcgttgttgctgtcgCCAGTCAcgtcacctcctcccctccgacGGCGCCTTGAGCAACTCCCTCAGCCTCCCCTCTGCATTCCTCCTTCcctgtggtgttgatgatgaagccgGTGTCTGCCACGGCACCCAGCTCCCAAACAAATTCCCGCTTGACGATCTCGGGTTTTGGTTGTAATAAGTGTAGTGGCTCTGGTGCCCCTCATGTGGCAGCTCCTCATAATAccgtggctgctgctgctgccataCACCCTCAGTAGCGGTAGTACTAGAGCAAGTCCTGACCCCAATATCACTCCCACTCACCCTCggcgccaccacctcccccttaACCAgccccccctcaccctccatAATCGCATTCGCGAAACTCGCCGACCGtttcctctccaacctcttaCTTgactccccaccccccttgcccttccgccccctcaccccctcaacaacctcccccgcccccttctgttgttgtctcatcccatctcccccctcagAGGAACAACTCCGACTACAGCTCATAATagtctccaacctcccctcagCCACActctttttccccctcctACTCctcggttgttgttgttgttgttgttgttgttccgTCACAAACCCCGCCCCCGACCCATGAGGCGCAACATGAACCTCGTACTGATTCGACAACGAGTACCGACTCCTAGCACAAATCTCCGCTATCCTATCCAAATCAGCACTGATATCaccctgttgctgctggcccGCATCCTGAACAAAAGACCTAAACGAAAACGCCTCCAGAGGCGGGAGTTTAGGTTCTTCTTGTCGTCGCtgttccctccccccccatgTCCAACCCCCCAGCAAGAACCCCGATCGCGGTTTCGACGACGCCGACCCTGACTGGTGTTGTTTCGGCGGCatggttgctgctgttgtttctTCGGATGACAGTGTTGCTTGCGTAGTGGTGGTAGTGACGTCAAGATTCGAACTACCAGTCGTCGCCACCCCAGAACTCAACACACGACCGCGCCGGTTCCGACGTCGCTgatcccccccaccaccgctaTACGTCCgaaccaccaccggccccgtcgtcgtcgtcgtcgtcaaactCCCCTGCTCACTACCCCCGCTCTCCGCAGCCGAAGGGAACCTGTTGCTTAACTTCCTCAGCGCAGTCGCCGTGGTGCTGTTCTTCCCACTACTACCAACCGGTCTCCCCTCCGCCCTGGTCCCGTCAACAAAAGACGACGGGTCACTGTTAGAAGAGAACAAAACCCCAGTCACAAACCCCAATGGGAACGACCTCCTTCTTTTGGATTtggtagtagtagtagtagtagttgttgttgttgttcttgttaTGGCCGAGTTAAGATCGACTGCCACCTCAGGgttggaggaagatgaggactGCGGTGATAATTCAGAGGAATCAGATCCCCCCGGGGGGCCATCCGCCCTATTATTGTACACATCCATCCTATATGCACCcaagcccagcagcaacTTCTCTCTGCTGCTTAAACGAAACGGGTAGCTTTACTTCTCTGCAGCTGCACCATGCAGGTGCCGTGGTATCAGGGagcgcgcgcgcgcgcagGCGCCGAACGAAAcaaagggaaaaggaaaaaaacaagGAGCAATAGAGGAGACGTGGTCGTGAATGTAGGGAGGCCCGAAGGTGTCGTGGACGCGGAACAGATtgacggggatggggggggcACGGCACAGGGAGAGAAAATGGGGAGGGGCAAGTAGGAAAAGCCCTATCCCGTCCACTTGATTCGATCGATCAGAAACCGCAAAAGAAGCTCACTGGCTGCCGTCATTGGATGACAGCAGGCGGCCTTGTATGCAAGCAGTCGTGGCTGTCGTTCAAAGGTCTGTGGTCGAGGTCGACTGCAGTGGGAGCATGCACCATCATTTAAGCGGGGTTGAACAAGAGGGTTGTGGCCCAAGCTTTCGGGAAACAGGGGTCCACTCagcccaacctcaccctccttggAGAACATCACACAAGCACAGGAACAGATAGCAAACACAAGGGTGAGATAGCGCTAAGAGCGCCTATCTCGTGCTCGAGTAATTCTGAGCACTCTCAATTGTTGAGCTTTTCCTGTGTTTTCTGTGGTGCGAGGCGGCCACCAGCCaactcaaaaaaaaaaaaaaaaaaaaaaaaaaaaaaaaaaaaaaaaaaagcacaCTTCAGCCCGGTTCAGTCATCAAACCAGATAGCAAAAAATGTGTTTGATTAGCCATGTCTTGTTGTAACCAGAGATACCCAGAAGAATACTTAGGTTGCCCAACACTACTCCACCATGTCCTCTTTTGACTCTTTCCAAGCAGTCTCTCGTCACTGATCACCCCTTTATCCCTTCAATGGGAATGTCTAGGCCTTCGCCTATGAAGAAGCGCCGTCATTGTTGTCAAGAAGTGGAAGCGGCGACATTGCCGGGGTTGGCTCCGAAGCTGCGGCTTGGGTGGTTGTTTTCTGTGCGGGTTTTGTCGAAGGACCAGATGTCGAGACTGGGGTTGATATAGCAGACGGTGTTGAGGTCTGTTCAGCAGTAGGCTTCTGTTCTTGGGCTGGCTTCTCCTGCACGGCCGGATTGCTCCGATGGGGTTGTACCTCTTTGGTGGAAGTCCTGGGGGTTGGAAGGCTTGCGGTGCTTCGGTTTCGAGTGCTGATTCGCTGAAGCTTATCGCAAAATACAAACGGACGTCCGCCGTCGATTGGCTTCAGAAGCTTCTTGTTGTCCAGATACACGTATACGAGGTACCAGAGGTGCAAGTAGGCGGGGATCACGCTATGTGGGTGGACCATCAGTTGACCGACCGGGTTTTGGTCCATAAATGGAGCGTATCTCGTACCCAAAAATGAGGAGACAGAGGTTGATATACACATCAGTTCCACACCCTGTTAAGAGCGCCACACCGagaggagggaagaagaaTCCGAGGAAAAGGGCGAAGAATGCGGTACCATCGAAACCTGCCATGGTGAGATTGTCTTGGCGGAGCTGCAGTGGTAGGACAAGGCtgacgatggtgatgttgagcttgaggatggtggggagaaTCCAAATGGTACATCAGTAAGTTCCAGATCCCTTTAGGTCAGATAAGATtcccttccacctcccaagcGGGAAGCGCCTTCCATGCCGTGCGGCATTGAGGTGGATACCTATTCCAAGTTAGCCAGCGAATTGAAGTGGCAGAAGTAACTTCCACCTTGAACTTGAAATGgcctgttgttggtgttggcggaAGGAGCACACCACCTGGGTGCACAAGTGAACTCCCGGCTCGGCAGGAGCTATCCGTACAGTACAATCCCCGATCCCGAACCCGAACATGTGGAGAAAGCCGGTGCCGGGGTGTGGGCTCGGAACGAAATGACGGCTCGCCTAACTCCCCGTCGGCAGGTTGAAAGGGGGCCG encodes the following:
- a CDS encoding uncharacterized protein (EggNog:ENOG503P410), which translates into the protein MDVYNNRADGPPGGSDSSELSPQSSSSSNPEVAVDLNSAITRTTTTTTTTTTTKSKRRRSFPLGFVTGVLFSSNSDPSSFVDGTRAEGRPVGSSGKNSTTATALRKLSNRFPSAAESGGSEQGSLTTTTTTGPVVVRTYSGGGGDQRRRNRRGRVLSSGVATTGSSNLDVTTTTTQATLSSEETTAATMPPKQHQSGSASSKPRSGFLLGGWTWGGREQRRQEEPKLPPLEAFSFRSFVQDAGQQQQGDISADLDRIAEICARSRYSLSNQYEVHVAPHGSGAGFVTEQQQQQQQQPRSRRGKKSVAEGRLETIMSCSRSCSSEGGDGMRQQQKGAGEVVEGVRGRKGKGGGESSKRLERKRSASFANAIMEGEGGLVKGEVVAPRVSGSDIGVRTCSSTTATEGVWQQQQPRYYEELPHEGHQSHYTYYNQNPRSSSGNLFGSWVPWQTPASSSTPQGRRNAEGRLRELLKAPSEGRR
- a CDS encoding uncharacterized protein (COG:S; EggNog:ENOG503P54X) is translated as MAGFDGTAFFALFLGFFFPPLGVALLTGCGTDVYINLCLLIFGVIPAYLHLWYLVYVYLDNKKLLKPIDGGRPFVFCDKLQRISTRNRSTASLPTPRTSTKEVQPHRSNPAVQEKPAQEQKPTAEQTSTPSAISTPVSTSGPSTKPAQKTTTQAAASEPTPAMSPLPLLDNNDGASS